The proteins below are encoded in one region of Sphingobacterium sp. R2:
- a CDS encoding 2Fe-2S iron-sulfur cluster-binding protein, whose translation MAEAEDVKFKVTIDGIPVEVAPGTSILNAARQIGGDIVPPAMCYYSKLEGSGGKCRTCLVKVSKGSEKDPRPMPKLVASCRTTVMDGMEVQNITSPEVIEARKGVVEILLINHPLDCPICDQAGECKLQDLSYEHGSAHTRYEFDRRTFERIDLGDKIQLHMNRCILCYRCVYVANQLTDQRVHGILGRGDHSEISTYIENVIDNDFSGNVIDVCPVGALTDKTFRFKNRVWFTKPVDAHRNCPTCSGKVTLWYKGEEVIRVTARKDEFGEVEEFICNTCRYDQKKTSDWILEEPTEIDPHSVISANHYELFNPPKVVKENPVLQEKNREQLARTEKLK comes from the coding sequence ATGGCAGAAGCGGAAGATGTAAAGTTTAAGGTCACCATCGATGGTATACCTGTAGAGGTTGCTCCTGGGACAAGCATATTGAATGCTGCGAGACAGATCGGTGGTGATATTGTCCCTCCAGCAATGTGTTACTACTCCAAATTGGAGGGAAGTGGTGGTAAGTGCCGTACCTGCTTGGTAAAGGTATCCAAGGGATCGGAAAAAGATCCTCGGCCTATGCCAAAATTGGTTGCATCTTGCCGTACAACGGTGATGGACGGGATGGAAGTACAAAATATAACCTCTCCTGAAGTAATAGAAGCAAGAAAGGGGGTTGTTGAAATCCTATTGATTAATCATCCTTTGGACTGTCCAATCTGTGATCAGGCAGGTGAATGTAAATTGCAAGATCTAAGTTACGAACACGGCAGTGCGCATACGCGTTACGAATTCGACCGGCGGACTTTTGAACGTATCGATCTGGGTGATAAAATCCAATTGCATATGAATCGCTGTATCTTATGCTACCGTTGTGTGTATGTTGCCAATCAGTTAACCGATCAGCGTGTACATGGTATCTTAGGGCGAGGTGATCATTCAGAAATCTCTACTTATATCGAAAATGTGATTGATAATGATTTTTCTGGGAATGTCATTGATGTCTGTCCTGTGGGCGCTCTGACGGATAAAACCTTCAGATTTAAAAATAGAGTATGGTTTACCAAACCGGTTGATGCACATCGCAATTGCCCCACTTGTTCTGGTAAGGTAACGTTATGGTATAAAGGGGAAGAGGTTATTCGGGTGACCGCGCGAAAGGATGAATTTGGCGAAGTGGAAGAGTTTATTTGTAATACCTGCCGCTATGATCAGAAAAAAACAAGTGATTGGATATTGGAGGAACCAACAGAAATAGACCCACATTCGGTTATCTCAGCTAATCACTATGAGTTATTTAATCCGCCAAAAGTCGTTAAGGAAAATCCTGTACTGCAGGAAAAAAATCGCGAACAGTTAGCTAGAACAGAAAAATTGAAATAA
- the nuoF gene encoding NADH-quinone oxidoreductase subunit NuoF: MARKLLLTHIDVPGINTFEVYRQKGGYVAVEKVLKTMSPEEVVEEVKKSGLRGRGGAGFPTGMKWSFLAKPEGVPRYLVCNADESEPGTFKDRYLMTHIPHALIEGMIVSSFALGAHTSYIYVRGEMMPQIRILERAIAEAKEKGFLGKNILGSGYDLEIYVQPGGGAYICGEETALLESLEGKRGNPRIKPPFPAIAGLYNCPTVVNNVESIAATVPIINLGGDEYAKIGIERSTGTKLISASGNIVKPGVYEIELGLPVEEFIYSDEYCGGIANGKRMKAVVAGGSSVPILPANLILKTAAGNSRLMTYESLADGGFQTGTMLGSGGFIVFDEDQCVVRNTWNFARFYHHESCGQCSPCREGTGWMEKVLHKIESGHGSMSDIDLLWDVQRKIEGNTICPLGDAAAWPVAAAIRHFRDEFEWHILHPEESQTRNYGLAHYADPLQPIVS, translated from the coding sequence ATGGCACGTAAACTTTTGTTGACTCATATCGATGTTCCGGGCATCAATACCTTTGAGGTCTATCGGCAAAAAGGTGGTTATGTTGCTGTTGAAAAAGTATTAAAGACAATGTCTCCTGAGGAGGTTGTGGAGGAGGTTAAAAAGTCTGGATTACGTGGCCGTGGGGGAGCGGGCTTTCCGACAGGGATGAAGTGGTCCTTTTTGGCTAAACCCGAAGGAGTGCCCCGCTATTTAGTTTGTAATGCGGACGAATCTGAGCCGGGGACATTCAAAGATCGTTATTTAATGACGCATATTCCACATGCACTTATTGAGGGAATGATTGTATCCAGCTTCGCCTTGGGGGCTCATACGTCTTATATCTATGTGCGCGGAGAGATGATGCCACAGATCAGAATCCTAGAGCGTGCCATTGCTGAAGCTAAGGAAAAAGGGTTCTTGGGTAAAAATATTTTAGGTTCGGGGTATGATTTAGAGATCTATGTTCAACCGGGTGGCGGAGCCTATATCTGCGGTGAGGAAACGGCTTTATTAGAGTCCTTAGAAGGCAAACGAGGTAACCCACGTATAAAACCTCCTTTTCCCGCAATTGCTGGCTTATATAATTGCCCCACCGTGGTGAATAATGTGGAGTCAATCGCAGCGACGGTTCCGATTATAAATTTGGGTGGCGATGAGTATGCAAAGATCGGTATAGAACGTAGTACAGGAACAAAGTTGATTTCTGCGAGCGGAAATATTGTAAAACCAGGTGTCTATGAAATTGAACTTGGTCTGCCTGTGGAAGAGTTTATTTACTCGGACGAATATTGTGGTGGTATTGCCAATGGGAAACGGATGAAGGCTGTGGTGGCTGGGGGCTCCTCGGTTCCTATTTTACCAGCCAACTTAATTTTGAAAACTGCCGCTGGAAATAGTCGATTGATGACTTATGAGTCATTGGCGGATGGCGGCTTCCAGACGGGTACAATGCTTGGATCCGGTGGTTTCATCGTATTTGATGAGGATCAATGCGTGGTACGCAATACGTGGAACTTTGCGCGATTCTATCATCATGAAAGCTGTGGTCAGTGTTCGCCTTGTCGTGAAGGAACGGGTTGGATGGAGAAGGTGCTGCATAAGATCGAGAGCGGCCATGGCTCGATGTCAGACATTGATTTGCTGTGGGATGTGCAGCGAAAAATTGAAGGAAATACAATCTGTCCACTTGGTGATGCTGCGGCATGGCCTGTGGCAGCAGCAATAAGACACTTTAGGGATGAATTTGAATGGCATATCCTTCATCCGGAAGAGTCACAAACACGGAATTATGGACTGGCACATTATGCTGATCCTTTACAACCAATAGTATCATAA
- the nuoE gene encoding NAD(P)H-dependent oxidoreductase subunit E, which produces MLSVKQHNVNVTFSPELLAKFGEVVSRYPEGKQKSGLLPILHLVQAEYGWVSADAMDKVAAYLNILPIEVYEVATFYTMFLLQPKGKYVLEICRTGPCCLVGAERIMKHLEQKLGVKEGEVTSDGLFSWRGVECLAACGFGPVLQIGPEYTFYEHLTEDKVDELIDNLKAKTE; this is translated from the coding sequence ATGCTTAGTGTAAAACAACATAATGTAAATGTAACGTTTTCTCCAGAATTGTTAGCCAAGTTTGGAGAAGTAGTAAGCCGTTACCCCGAAGGAAAGCAGAAATCGGGCTTATTGCCCATTTTACATCTGGTTCAGGCGGAATATGGCTGGGTCAGCGCAGATGCGATGGATAAGGTTGCTGCTTACCTGAATATATTACCGATTGAGGTATACGAGGTGGCAACTTTCTATACCATGTTCCTGTTGCAACCTAAAGGAAAATATGTCCTCGAGATTTGCCGTACAGGGCCTTGTTGTTTGGTCGGTGCAGAGCGTATTATGAAGCATTTAGAGCAAAAGCTTGGTGTGAAGGAAGGCGAGGTCACCAGCGATGGGCTTTTTTCCTGGCGTGGTGTGGAATGTTTGGCTGCCTGTGGCTTTGGCCCAGTCTTGCAGATCGGCCCTGAATATACATTCTATGAGCATCTGACAGAAGATAAAGTCGACGAATTGATTGATAATTTAAAAGCTAAAACAGAATAA
- a CDS encoding NADH-quinone oxidoreductase subunit D, with protein sequence MSEFISKITPNQPVFEDNDPQDELITLNIGPTHPATHGVFQNVVQIDGERIVSGVSTIGYIHRAFEKIAEHRPFYQITPLTDRLNYCSAPINNMGWHMTVEKLLKIEIPKRVQYMRVIVMELARIADHIICNGILGVDTGAFSGFLYVMQEREFIYEIFEEICGARLTTNIGRIGGFERDFNAIAFEKIREFLKRYPPVLQEFEELFVRNRIFIERTSGVAAVTAEDALDYGWSGPILRATGVDYDVRVQNPYCSYDEFDFDVPVGTTGDVYDRFMVRNAEMWQSLRIIEQALDKIEKEPKGVFHAEVPDFYLPPKEQVYTNMEALIYHFKIVMGEVDTPKAEVYHAVEGANGELGFYLIHDGGRSPYRLHFRRPSFVNYQMFAPMSAGMLISDAIINMSSLNVIAGELDA encoded by the coding sequence ATGAGCGAATTTATTAGCAAGATCACACCTAATCAACCCGTTTTTGAAGATAACGATCCACAAGATGAGTTGATTACCTTAAATATTGGGCCCACGCATCCCGCTACGCATGGCGTGTTTCAGAACGTGGTACAAATCGATGGCGAGCGTATTGTGAGTGGCGTATCGACGATCGGTTATATTCACCGCGCATTCGAAAAAATTGCTGAGCATCGACCGTTTTATCAAATTACTCCATTGACAGACCGTTTGAATTATTGTTCGGCGCCGATCAATAACATGGGCTGGCATATGACTGTTGAGAAGCTTCTTAAGATAGAGATTCCTAAACGGGTGCAATACATGCGTGTTATCGTTATGGAGCTTGCCCGTATTGCAGATCATATTATTTGTAATGGTATTTTGGGGGTAGATACGGGTGCTTTTTCGGGCTTTTTGTATGTGATGCAGGAGCGCGAGTTTATCTATGAAATCTTTGAAGAAATCTGTGGTGCTCGCCTGACAACGAATATTGGTCGTATCGGAGGCTTCGAGCGTGATTTTAACGCGATAGCCTTTGAGAAGATACGTGAATTTCTGAAACGCTATCCTCCGGTATTGCAAGAGTTTGAAGAGTTGTTTGTTCGTAACCGCATTTTTATCGAACGAACGTCGGGTGTTGCTGCTGTAACAGCAGAAGATGCCCTGGATTATGGCTGGTCTGGCCCTATTTTACGGGCAACAGGTGTCGATTATGATGTGCGCGTACAGAATCCTTATTGCTCGTATGATGAATTTGATTTCGATGTGCCTGTTGGTACGACAGGGGATGTCTATGACCGATTTATGGTACGGAATGCCGAAATGTGGCAATCTCTTCGGATTATAGAGCAGGCATTGGACAAAATAGAGAAAGAGCCTAAAGGGGTATTTCATGCCGAAGTGCCTGATTTTTATTTGCCTCCGAAAGAACAGGTGTATACCAATATGGAAGCTTTAATCTATCATTTTAAAATCGTCATGGGTGAGGTGGATACACCAAAAGCTGAAGTCTATCATGCCGTCGAAGGGGCAAATGGTGAACTTGGATTTTATTTAATTCATGATGGTGGACGCTCACCTTATCGTCTGCATTTCAGGAGACCTTCTTTTGTCAATTATCAGATGTTTGCGCCAATGAGTGCAGGAATGCTGATTTCTGATGCCATTATAAATATGAGTAGTCTTAACGTTATAGCTGGAGAATTAGATGCTTAG
- a CDS encoding NADH-quinone oxidoreductase subunit C codes for MESSFLLDKLEENFPAKIQEIPDAHDLLTVMVEKEDLIEVLRFLKSSGELQFIHLTDITAVHYPHLEKEFAVVYHIHSLVHNIRIRVKVFLQGPNPEIPTATVVWKGANWMERETFDFFGVNFIGHPDLRRILNVDDMEVFPMRKEYPLEDPNRVDKKDLYFGR; via the coding sequence ATGGAAAGCAGTTTTTTATTGGATAAGCTCGAAGAGAATTTTCCCGCAAAGATTCAGGAAATTCCGGATGCTCACGATTTATTGACCGTTATGGTTGAAAAGGAAGATCTGATTGAAGTGCTTCGTTTCCTGAAGTCGAGTGGTGAGTTGCAATTTATCCATCTAACCGATATTACAGCAGTACATTATCCGCATTTGGAAAAGGAATTTGCTGTCGTTTATCATATCCATAGTCTAGTTCATAATATACGGATACGGGTGAAAGTGTTTTTGCAAGGCCCGAATCCAGAGATTCCAACTGCGACTGTGGTTTGGAAAGGTGCAAATTGGATGGAGCGTGAGACTTTTGATTTTTTTGGCGTCAATTTTATAGGGCATCCGGATTTGAGAAGGATTTTGAATGTAGATGATATGGAGGTGTTTCCAATGCGTAAGGAATACCCTTTGGAGGATCCAAATCGCGTAGATAAAAAAGATTTGTATTTCGGCCGTTAA
- a CDS encoding NADH-quinone oxidoreductase subunit B, with translation MSDIKLAEAPPGVEGAGFFATSLDKAIGLARANSLWPLPFATSCCGIEFMATMGSTYDLARFGAERPSFSPRQADMLLVMGTIAKKMAPVLRQVYVQMAEPRWVIAVGACASSGGIFDTYSVLQGIDEIIPVDVYVPGCPPRPEAILDGVLRLQDIVKNESLNRRNTPEYKALLEKYGIHTNK, from the coding sequence ATGAGTGATATAAAATTAGCAGAAGCTCCTCCAGGGGTAGAAGGCGCAGGTTTTTTTGCGACGAGTTTAGATAAAGCCATTGGCTTGGCGCGAGCCAACTCATTATGGCCTTTGCCGTTCGCCACATCCTGTTGTGGTATCGAGTTTATGGCAACAATGGGTTCAACCTATGACTTGGCAAGGTTCGGTGCCGAAAGGCCTAGCTTTTCACCGAGGCAGGCAGATATGCTATTGGTTATGGGTACTATTGCTAAGAAGATGGCGCCTGTGCTTAGGCAAGTGTATGTGCAGATGGCTGAGCCGCGTTGGGTAATCGCTGTGGGGGCCTGTGCCTCTAGTGGTGGTATTTTCGATACCTATTCTGTGCTGCAGGGGATCGATGAAATTATACCAGTCGATGTTTATGTGCCGGGTTGTCCACCCCGCCCTGAAGCAATTTTGGATGGCGTGTTGCGTTTACAGGACATCGTGAAGAATGAATCCTTGAACCGGAGAAATACGCCAGAATATAAGGCATTGCTTGAAAAGTACGGAATTCATACAAATAAATAA
- a CDS encoding NADH-quinone oxidoreductase subunit A, with protein sequence MEQANSMPIDYLPIFIQLLVAVGFGVSTIIITHLIGPKVRTENKLGAFESGIEVIGNARQPFSIKYFLVAILFVIFDVEVIFMYPWAVNFRDMGFQGLIEMFIFMGLLLLGFIYVIKKKALNWD encoded by the coding sequence ATGGAGCAAGCCAATAGTATGCCGATAGACTACTTGCCGATATTTATACAGCTTTTAGTAGCTGTGGGATTTGGAGTAAGTACGATAATTATTACACATCTTATCGGACCAAAGGTCCGCACAGAAAACAAGCTTGGAGCTTTTGAGTCAGGAATAGAAGTGATCGGTAATGCGAGGCAGCCGTTCTCTATCAAATATTTCTTGGTGGCTATCCTATTTGTGATATTTGATGTTGAGGTCATTTTTATGTACCCATGGGCTGTAAACTTTCGTGATATGGGATTTCAAGGCTTGATAGAGATGTTTATTTTCATGGGACTTCTTTTATTAGGCTTTATCTATGTGATCAAGAAAAAAGCATTAAACTGGGATTAG
- a CDS encoding tetratricopeptide repeat protein, with protein MTNSKLLFSLLLAGSVGTVSAQSLKDARAAIEAENYGKAKTILQQLVTKQPKNGDNYFYLGQIYLVNDRADSAATIFNQGLAADPKATINNVGLGYVDLMKKDKASAESKFALATAKLGKKDYEPLLEIGRAYINAPEPDYAKALEYLTQAKEKNKKDVAIPIALGDAYRGLKEGSLAYTSYGDATDIDPNSVQAKVGQAVIVRGAQAFDEAITQLEAIAAETPTYAPTYRELAETYNQWSRLPGTSDEKYVELNKKGVEQYKKYLEVAGDNSLEAKIRYADFLVYARQYDDLKVVSEELAQNPSVDPKIYRYLGYIAFQKAKDYPKALEYLNQMFSKMEKDRVIPLDYMYLGMSEIAANSPKHAEGGADSTATAAPVLTAENTANIQKGIADIKKAIDLDKELLGETAELAFAKYQEQELQTAASLFELVASYTDNKTYLYDANYYAGEAYYQIGAKEDAASKNEEQVVVNQELRDKAIADLQKAQTFLTVIETTDNKEAQDKYLINALYYKAFAALTADNLEQPKGDFVASFQKLIETINQRGAQEKNKNYLIDANTYIGLYYYVKQDLPKAKESFQKVLAIDPANEAVKGYLEGLK; from the coding sequence ATGACAAACAGCAAATTATTATTTAGTCTTTTATTGGCCGGATCTGTGGGCACAGTAAGTGCACAAAGTTTGAAAGATGCTAGAGCAGCCATCGAGGCTGAAAATTATGGTAAAGCGAAAACTATCCTTCAACAGTTAGTGACTAAGCAACCTAAGAATGGAGATAATTATTTCTATTTGGGTCAAATTTATTTGGTAAACGACAGAGCGGATTCTGCCGCTACGATTTTCAACCAAGGTTTGGCCGCTGATCCAAAGGCTACAATTAATAATGTAGGTTTGGGTTATGTTGACTTAATGAAAAAGGATAAGGCAAGTGCGGAATCTAAATTCGCTTTGGCAACGGCAAAATTGGGTAAAAAGGATTATGAGCCATTATTGGAGATCGGTCGTGCATATATTAATGCACCTGAACCTGATTATGCAAAAGCGTTAGAATATCTAACACAGGCGAAGGAAAAAAACAAGAAGGATGTCGCTATTCCTATCGCGTTAGGTGATGCGTATCGCGGATTGAAAGAGGGATCTTTGGCTTATACAAGCTATGGTGACGCTACGGATATCGATCCAAATTCCGTTCAAGCTAAAGTTGGACAAGCGGTAATTGTACGGGGTGCACAAGCTTTTGATGAAGCCATCACGCAATTGGAAGCTATTGCGGCGGAGACGCCAACCTATGCTCCCACCTATCGTGAGTTAGCTGAGACTTACAACCAATGGTCGAGATTGCCAGGTACTTCTGATGAAAAATATGTTGAGTTAAATAAAAAGGGTGTTGAGCAATATAAGAAATATCTTGAAGTTGCTGGTGATAACTCGTTGGAAGCAAAAATTCGTTACGCCGATTTCCTTGTATATGCACGTCAGTACGACGATTTGAAGGTAGTTTCGGAGGAGTTAGCACAAAATCCTTCCGTAGATCCAAAAATCTACCGGTACTTAGGTTATATCGCTTTCCAAAAAGCTAAAGATTATCCAAAAGCATTGGAGTATTTGAATCAGATGTTCAGTAAAATGGAGAAAGATCGTGTAATTCCATTGGATTATATGTATTTGGGTATGTCTGAAATCGCTGCTAATAGTCCAAAGCATGCAGAAGGTGGTGCAGATAGCACAGCCACAGCAGCACCAGTGTTAACGGCAGAAAATACGGCAAATATCCAAAAAGGTATTGCTGATATTAAAAAAGCAATTGATTTAGACAAGGAGCTTTTGGGCGAAACAGCAGAGCTGGCGTTTGCTAAATATCAAGAGCAAGAATTGCAGACAGCGGCCTCTCTTTTCGAACTGGTAGCGTCTTACACAGATAATAAAACATATTTGTATGATGCAAATTATTATGCTGGTGAAGCATACTATCAAATAGGTGCTAAAGAAGATGCAGCTAGTAAAAATGAAGAGCAAGTTGTAGTTAATCAGGAACTTAGAGATAAAGCGATTGCTGATTTACAAAAAGCTCAGACATTCTTGACTGTAATCGAAACTACTGATAATAAAGAAGCACAGGATAAATATTTGATCAATGCGCTTTATTACAAAGCTTTTGCAGCATTGACGGCGGATAATTTGGAACAACCAAAAGGTGATTTCGTAGCGTCATTCCAAAAATTGATTGAAACAATCAATCAACGCGGTGCACAAGAGAAAAATAAGAATTATTTAATCGATGCAAATACGTATATCGGTCTTTACTATTATGTGAAACAAGATCTTCCTAAAGCGAAGGAAAGTTTCCAAAAAGTATTAGCTATAGACCCAGCGAACGAAGCTGTTAAAGGTTACTTGGAAGGTCTAAAGTAA
- a CDS encoding PstS family phosphate ABC transporter substrate-binding protein: MRKYKMVLMMLGICMGVFVSCKNKTKSTKEGEDILTGKLPVIVDQTLLPIIQESADVFESSYPNSSLELIARPEIKAVNALLSDSAYVVVLTRKLTNQEGSYFQKRGIQPKIFQIASDAVVLINNRNSKDTIMSQKDVKSLLEGNLAGQRLIFDNANSSTLRYLKDYFKLNKIDPKAVSAMKDSEEVMKYVSENANTVGVIGYNWYLKAVEKNSNLLEKIRTLSIGSSDQGGEKVNFYRPSQSTIADGVYPFVRPVYIMNYQPNMGLGLGFSAFLTGDRGQRIVLKAGLVPATMPGREIIIRDESYIK; the protein is encoded by the coding sequence ATGAGAAAATATAAAATGGTTCTTATGATGCTAGGCATCTGTATGGGAGTATTTGTTTCGTGCAAAAATAAAACGAAGAGTACAAAGGAAGGAGAGGATATTCTAACGGGTAAACTTCCGGTTATTGTTGATCAGACTTTGTTGCCTATCATCCAAGAATCTGCCGATGTTTTTGAAAGTTCATACCCAAACTCAAGTTTGGAATTGATCGCCAGGCCCGAGATTAAAGCGGTAAATGCCTTGCTTTCTGATTCAGCTTATGTGGTTGTATTGACGAGAAAGTTGACGAACCAGGAAGGTAGCTATTTTCAGAAGCGCGGTATTCAGCCGAAAATCTTCCAAATAGCTTCCGATGCAGTTGTACTGATCAATAATCGGAATAGTAAAGATACTATTATGTCGCAAAAAGACGTTAAGTCTTTGTTGGAAGGTAATTTAGCAGGGCAACGCTTGATTTTTGATAATGCAAATTCGAGTACACTTCGTTATTTGAAAGATTATTTCAAATTAAACAAAATTGATCCGAAAGCTGTTTCTGCAATGAAGGATAGTGAAGAAGTGATGAAATATGTCAGTGAGAATGCGAATACAGTGGGTGTGATTGGGTACAATTGGTATCTGAAAGCTGTAGAAAAAAATTCGAATTTATTGGAGAAAATTCGTACATTGAGCATCGGAAGTAGTGATCAAGGGGGTGAAAAGGTCAATTTCTATAGACCATCTCAATCGACTATCGCCGATGGCGTATACCCCTTTGTGAGGCCTGTCTACATTATGAATTATCAGCCGAATATGGGCTTAGGTTTAGGTTTTAGTGCTTTTTTGACAGGCGATCGCGGACAGCGTATCGTTTTGAAAGCGGGATTGGTTCCAGCTACAATGCCTGGGCGTGAGATCATTATTAGAGATGAAAGTTATATTAAATAG
- a CDS encoding energy transducer TonB, translating into MIGSKLDIFKKEWLDVVFQGRNREYGAYELRKLAPKATNRGLLVVIGIVAIASFLSVFGSKLFPKKAVEAPPAVTEVTLEDLEEIKPPEPPEEEPLPQEPEEKPQQVAMDVPKEDLVRFPEPKVAPANKVVEEVASQEELKDPNKTPARITLKGSPTGTSVARGEFGSKKQDGAITGAAKGDPNGNGDEILPFNAIEVQPTPIGGMAAFMSWVGSNYEYPAAATENGVNGVVEVSFVVEKDGSLTDINIKRDLKYGTGDAAVRLLKKAKKWKPGIQNGRPVRVAYTLPIRLNLQN; encoded by the coding sequence ATGATAGGGTCAAAATTAGATATTTTTAAGAAAGAATGGCTTGATGTCGTTTTTCAGGGCCGTAACAGGGAGTATGGAGCTTACGAGCTTCGCAAACTTGCGCCCAAAGCGACTAACAGGGGGCTTCTTGTCGTTATCGGCATTGTAGCCATAGCTAGTTTCCTTAGTGTGTTTGGAAGTAAGCTGTTCCCGAAGAAAGCTGTTGAGGCACCTCCGGCTGTAACCGAAGTTACGTTGGAAGACCTTGAAGAAATCAAGCCACCAGAACCACCAGAAGAGGAGCCACTTCCACAAGAACCGGAAGAAAAACCTCAACAAGTGGCCATGGATGTACCAAAAGAGGATTTGGTTCGTTTCCCTGAACCTAAAGTAGCTCCTGCTAACAAAGTTGTAGAAGAAGTTGCTTCTCAGGAAGAATTGAAGGATCCAAATAAAACTCCAGCGCGTATTACTTTGAAAGGTAGTCCGACAGGTACTTCGGTTGCACGTGGCGAATTCGGTTCAAAGAAACAAGATGGTGCGATCACTGGTGCTGCAAAAGGAGATCCGAATGGTAATGGAGATGAAATTCTTCCATTTAATGCCATTGAGGTTCAACCAACACCTATCGGTGGTATGGCAGCATTTATGTCTTGGGTTGGGTCAAACTACGAGTATCCAGCAGCGGCAACAGAAAATGGTGTAAATGGTGTTGTTGAGGTATCCTTCGTTGTAGAAAAAGATGGTAGCTTAACAGACATCAATATCAAACGTGATTTGAAATATGGTACTGGCGATGCAGCCGTTAGGTTGCTTAAGAAAGCGAAGAAATGGAAACCGGGAATTCAAAATGGTCGTCCAGTTCGTGTAGCGTATACTTTACCAATTCGATTGAACCTTCAAAATTAG
- a CDS encoding biopolymer transporter ExbD, whose translation MAELNQDSGKKGKGGKVRSKKNGGKVDLTAMVDLAFLLITFFMLTTSLNKPQAMDVAMPDKNKIKEQQSDELLTADNRSLTILLGSDNKVSWVYGQVANPIEGPTVAGYGADGIRKVLMEKKAYVPRVSGGKDMIVIIRPSEKCTQRNLVDILDEMKIVDVKRYMIGKITPEEVEVLKRDNIYND comes from the coding sequence ATGGCAGAATTAAATCAGGATAGTGGTAAAAAAGGAAAAGGCGGGAAAGTTAGATCCAAGAAAAATGGGGGTAAGGTAGACCTTACAGCCATGGTAGATTTGGCATTCTTGTTGATTACCTTCTTCATGTTGACCACGTCCTTAAATAAACCGCAGGCAATGGATGTGGCTATGCCAGACAAAAATAAAATTAAAGAACAACAAAGCGATGAACTGCTTACGGCAGATAATCGTTCCCTTACAATTTTATTGGGTTCTGACAATAAAGTCTCGTGGGTATATGGTCAAGTAGCTAATCCGATCGAAGGTCCTACTGTTGCTGGTTATGGCGCAGATGGAATCCGTAAGGTCTTGATGGAGAAAAAGGCTTATGTACCTCGCGTTTCAGGCGGTAAAGACATGATTGTAATCATACGTCCTAGTGAAAAATGTACACAGCGCAATCTAGTTGATATTCTTGACGAGATGAAAATTGTAGACGTTAAACGCTATATGATCGGAAAGATTACACCAGAAGAAGTCGAAGTGTTAAAACGTGACAATATCTATAATGATTAG
- a CDS encoding biopolymer transporter ExbD — translation MGKAKVKRASTSIDMTAMCDVSFLLLTFFVLTATARQPEALTVDTPASTTKDKLPDSNVGMITIGDQGKVFFGTTDQQVRVKALERMSAKYGVGFSQEDYDRFKLMENFGVPMSKLKGLLALDGSKRTEKGVQTGIPVDSTENTSNELYYWVQNARLAAEEVNKEKEASDKNFVHPGPLKMAIKADANEKYPSVNLVIETLRNQKQNKFSFITGMRAEDK, via the coding sequence ATGGGTAAAGCAAAAGTAAAAAGAGCCAGTACGTCGATCGATATGACAGCGATGTGTGACGTATCGTTCTTACTGCTTACGTTCTTCGTCTTAACGGCGACAGCGCGCCAACCGGAAGCATTGACGGTGGATACCCCAGCATCGACTACGAAAGATAAGTTACCTGATTCAAATGTAGGTATGATCACAATAGGCGATCAAGGTAAAGTTTTCTTCGGTACGACTGATCAACAGGTTCGCGTAAAAGCACTAGAAAGAATGTCAGCAAAGTATGGCGTTGGCTTTTCGCAAGAAGATTACGATCGTTTCAAATTGATGGAAAACTTTGGTGTACCAATGTCTAAATTGAAGGGTTTATTGGCCTTGGATGGAAGTAAGCGTACAGAAAAAGGCGTGCAAACTGGTATCCCGGTTGATAGTACAGAGAATACTTCAAATGAGCTGTATTATTGGGTTCAAAATGCCCGACTAGCCGCCGAAGAAGTAAATAAGGAAAAGGAGGCATCGGATAAAAACTTCGTGCACCCTGGGCCTTTGAAGATGGCTATCAAAGCAGATGCGAATGAGAAGTATCCTTCGGTTAATTTAGTTATTGAAACATTGCGTAATCAAAAGCAAAACAAATTTAGTTTCATAACAGGCATGCGTGCTGAGGACAAATAA